In Gimesia benthica, a single window of DNA contains:
- a CDS encoding DUF1553 domain-containing protein, whose translation MRNLSGVVTTAACILLIAVQTAPAADQASQVDFEKQIRPLLKQHCYDCHSQGAEESGLRVDYGANLIKGGDRGPAVVPGKRDESLLYLSLKGEGKIPRMPHDLPPLKPSEIELIGRWIDAGGAIPASEQNLQTVDASTDHWSFQPIERPEPPQVKAKGWVRNPIDAFILHRLETQQLKPSPEADRTTLIRRLSLDLTGLPPSVEQVQEFLADTKPGAYERLVDRLLASPHYGERWARHWLDVARYADSNGFTIDGPRSIWKYRDWVIDAINENMPFDQFVTEQLAGDLLPKPTTEQLIATGFHRNTLINQEGGTNPEQFRVEAVVDRVNTTGAAFLGLTVGCAQCHKHKYDPITQRDFYQLYAIFNSTADINSAPPTLPLPTEQQQTEQRELKQEIAKLTKQLEERKQALAPKFAGWKERLQQDLKQSEQQWSVLAPGSIQSMNGATLTVLEDHSLLAGGKIPAFDTYVVETAAIPQETSGLRLEVLTHESLPRKGPGWAGNGNFVLDEVTVEMAEQTEAGWSEFQPVKLIQATADHSQDKFPASNLVDGDLKTGWAINTGKGSMNVDRRAILKLKEPIEAKQPVKLRVTLTHTRNAKYNVGRFRLAATTVAPEVLNIKPEILAILKQPEDKWDAKQKTTVEEAFHQSDSQWLALNQRLTKQKAAQTKVNKAIVTTMIMRELPKPRETFILLRGNFLDPGAKVSPGVPAVLPALPEEVSRPTRLDLARWLTSKEQPLTARVTVNRYWQRFFGRGIVETENDFGTQGSDPTHPELLDWLASEFMRLDWDVKQFHKLIVTSATYRQASDFNPNHQEKDPRNLLLSRQNRFRMEAESIRDLFLASSGLLSRKIGGPSVYPPQPEGIYVLTQNKKSWPEEQNEDRYRRGMYTYFWRSSPYPMLPTFDAPNSNTTCTRRVRSNTPLQALTLANDHSLFELTQGFALRILQEGPPYDEGRIRAAFEICLSRAPSDRELEVMTGYLQEQRAQFKQSPEAAAQVAADDLPKQIDVIEAASWTAVARVLMNLDEFITRE comes from the coding sequence ATGCGGAATTTGTCAGGAGTTGTGACCACCGCTGCCTGTATCCTGCTGATCGCAGTACAGACGGCTCCCGCTGCAGACCAGGCGTCTCAGGTCGATTTTGAAAAACAGATCCGACCGTTGCTCAAGCAGCACTGCTATGACTGCCACTCTCAGGGGGCAGAGGAATCCGGCTTACGCGTGGACTACGGTGCCAACCTGATCAAAGGAGGCGATCGTGGACCAGCGGTTGTTCCCGGTAAACGGGATGAAAGCCTGTTGTATCTGAGTCTGAAAGGGGAGGGTAAAATCCCACGGATGCCCCACGATCTGCCGCCACTCAAACCTTCTGAGATTGAACTGATCGGCCGCTGGATTGATGCCGGGGGTGCCATCCCTGCCAGCGAACAAAATCTGCAGACCGTTGATGCTTCAACAGATCACTGGTCGTTCCAGCCGATTGAGCGGCCCGAGCCTCCACAAGTCAAAGCGAAAGGCTGGGTAAGGAACCCGATTGATGCGTTTATTCTGCATCGCCTGGAGACACAACAACTCAAGCCGTCCCCCGAGGCGGATCGAACGACACTCATCCGTCGCCTGAGTCTGGATCTGACGGGACTGCCTCCGTCGGTGGAACAGGTACAGGAATTCCTGGCTGATACGAAGCCTGGTGCATACGAGCGTCTGGTGGATCGCCTGCTCGCCTCACCGCATTACGGGGAACGCTGGGCCCGGCACTGGCTGGATGTAGCCCGCTACGCCGATTCCAACGGCTTCACCATTGATGGTCCTCGTTCGATCTGGAAGTACCGGGACTGGGTCATCGATGCGATTAATGAGAACATGCCCTTCGATCAATTTGTTACCGAACAACTGGCGGGCGACCTGCTCCCCAAACCGACGACCGAGCAGCTGATCGCGACCGGCTTTCATCGCAATACCCTCATCAATCAGGAAGGGGGCACCAACCCGGAACAATTTCGCGTGGAAGCAGTGGTGGATCGTGTGAATACCACGGGAGCGGCCTTCCTCGGACTGACGGTGGGTTGTGCCCAATGCCACAAACACAAGTATGATCCCATTACCCAGCGGGACTTCTACCAGCTGTATGCCATCTTTAACAGCACCGCAGACATCAACAGCGCGCCCCCCACACTGCCATTGCCTACTGAGCAACAGCAGACCGAACAGAGAGAGTTGAAGCAGGAAATCGCGAAACTCACCAAACAGCTGGAAGAACGCAAACAAGCACTGGCACCGAAGTTCGCTGGCTGGAAAGAACGTCTGCAGCAGGACCTGAAACAGTCAGAGCAGCAGTGGAGCGTTCTCGCACCGGGATCGATCCAATCCATGAATGGAGCCACGCTCACCGTTCTTGAAGACCATTCGCTATTGGCAGGAGGTAAGATTCCTGCCTTTGATACGTATGTCGTCGAAACCGCGGCGATCCCACAAGAGACCTCCGGCCTGCGGCTGGAAGTACTGACTCACGAGAGTCTGCCTCGCAAGGGGCCGGGCTGGGCCGGGAACGGAAACTTTGTGCTGGACGAAGTGACCGTGGAAATGGCAGAGCAGACCGAAGCAGGCTGGTCTGAATTTCAGCCGGTCAAGCTGATCCAGGCAACCGCCGATCATTCACAGGATAAATTCCCCGCCAGTAACCTGGTAGACGGAGATCTCAAAACCGGCTGGGCCATTAATACCGGCAAGGGGAGTATGAACGTCGACCGGCGGGCGATACTCAAGCTCAAAGAACCGATCGAAGCCAAACAGCCGGTCAAACTGCGGGTGACCCTGACGCATACACGGAATGCAAAATACAATGTCGGTCGCTTCCGACTGGCGGCCACCACGGTGGCCCCGGAAGTCTTAAACATCAAACCCGAAATTCTGGCGATCCTGAAACAGCCAGAGGACAAATGGGACGCGAAACAGAAAACGACCGTGGAAGAGGCCTTTCACCAGTCGGATTCGCAATGGCTGGCTCTGAATCAGCGGCTGACTAAACAGAAGGCGGCACAGACCAAAGTCAACAAAGCGATCGTGACCACCATGATCATGCGGGAACTGCCCAAGCCGCGGGAAACCTTCATTCTGCTACGAGGGAATTTTCTGGATCCGGGTGCGAAGGTCAGTCCAGGTGTCCCCGCAGTGTTGCCTGCTCTGCCTGAAGAGGTTTCCCGTCCGACGCGACTGGACCTCGCCCGGTGGCTGACCAGCAAGGAGCAACCGTTGACGGCGCGTGTGACGGTGAACCGATACTGGCAACGGTTCTTCGGCAGGGGCATTGTGGAAACCGAAAACGACTTCGGGACACAGGGTTCAGATCCCACGCATCCGGAACTGCTGGACTGGCTGGCTTCGGAATTCATGCGGCTTGACTGGGATGTGAAACAATTTCATAAACTGATTGTGACTTCTGCGACCTATCGGCAGGCATCTGACTTTAACCCGAATCATCAGGAAAAAGATCCGCGGAATCTGCTGTTATCTCGACAGAACCGTTTCCGGATGGAAGCGGAGTCGATTCGTGATCTGTTTCTGGCCAGCAGTGGTCTGTTAAGTCGTAAGATCGGCGGGCCGAGTGTCTATCCGCCCCAGCCAGAGGGGATTTACGTGCTCACACAGAATAAGAAGAGCTGGCCGGAAGAGCAGAACGAAGACCGCTATCGGCGGGGCATGTATACGTATTTCTGGCGGTCGAGTCCGTATCCGATGCTGCCGACCTTCGATGCACCAAACAGTAATACCACGTGTACGCGACGAGTGCGTTCCAATACGCCCCTCCAGGCACTCACACTGGCCAATGATCATTCGCTGTTCGAACTGACTCAAGGGTTTGCGCTCCGCATCCTGCAGGAAGGTCCTCCCTACGATGAAGGTCGCATCCGCGCCGCGTTTGAAATCTGCCTGTCCCGTGCCCCCTCTGATCGGGAGCTGGAAGTGATGACCGGCTATCTGCAGGAACAGCGTGCTCAGTTTAAACAGTCACCAGAGGCAGCGGCCCAGGTCGCGGCTGACGATTTACCCAAACAGATTGATGTGATCGAAGCGGCGAGCTGGACGGCGGTCGCCCGCGTGTTGATGAATCTGGATGAATTTATTACCAGGGAATAG
- a CDS encoding class I SAM-dependent methyltransferase, producing the protein MNPQPSHPESGLPSLVKEALQEGNCIQMVLSKPIKKKAAARRKVSIRPVLIRDKQHYQLSFTRGQQEVHENLLPGETIQRVEQLWEDLFLEGYLFTNEADYHLQKTNKGSVQLKKHAPTKAQPEQVTSHNRAKQYLIPEGVHCPFLEEIGVMSRNGKVKAAQYRKFRQINRYLEFINDIVAALPEDGTLQITDFGCGKSYLTFATHHFFTSILQRDVNITGLDLKRSVVEHCQQIAENLDCQGLSFKTGDIAAFQNEQGHCDLSISLHACDTATDAALAAAIQADASVILAVPCCQNEIYQQITSQSAEGLLKHGILKEKTAALLTDALRSQVLEICGYRTQVIEFIDTQHTPKNLLIKAVKRTAPLTDSDLQQAVEEYESLKTQFGIPAFALERSLGDHFKQLCQSAVKDSAG; encoded by the coding sequence ATGAATCCTCAACCCTCACATCCTGAATCGGGATTGCCTTCACTGGTAAAAGAAGCATTACAGGAGGGAAACTGTATTCAAATGGTATTGAGCAAGCCGATCAAAAAAAAGGCGGCAGCCCGGCGGAAGGTTTCGATCAGACCGGTGCTGATTCGAGATAAGCAGCATTATCAACTCTCGTTCACACGGGGACAGCAGGAAGTTCACGAAAACCTGCTGCCCGGAGAGACGATTCAACGAGTGGAGCAACTGTGGGAAGATCTGTTTCTGGAAGGTTATCTGTTTACGAATGAGGCAGACTATCACCTACAGAAAACGAACAAGGGGTCTGTGCAGTTGAAGAAGCACGCTCCGACCAAAGCGCAACCCGAGCAGGTGACGTCTCACAACCGCGCGAAACAGTACCTGATCCCGGAGGGCGTGCATTGTCCCTTCCTGGAAGAGATCGGGGTGATGTCGCGCAATGGAAAAGTGAAGGCAGCACAGTACCGCAAGTTTCGCCAGATCAACCGCTATCTTGAGTTCATCAACGATATCGTTGCTGCGCTGCCTGAAGACGGCACACTCCAGATCACAGACTTTGGCTGTGGTAAAAGTTATCTCACGTTTGCCACCCATCATTTTTTCACCTCGATCCTGCAGCGTGATGTGAACATCACGGGACTCGACCTGAAGCGATCGGTGGTCGAACACTGCCAGCAGATTGCCGAGAACCTGGATTGTCAGGGGCTCTCTTTTAAAACGGGTGACATCGCTGCCTTTCAGAATGAGCAGGGCCACTGCGATCTCTCCATCTCCTTACATGCCTGCGATACCGCCACCGATGCTGCCCTGGCTGCTGCCATACAGGCAGATGCGAGTGTGATCCTCGCGGTTCCCTGCTGCCAGAATGAAATTTACCAGCAGATCACAAGTCAGTCTGCAGAGGGTCTGCTCAAACACGGGATTCTCAAAGAAAAGACAGCGGCTCTGCTGACGGATGCACTCCGTTCACAGGTGCTGGAGATCTGTGGATATCGCACACAGGTCATCGAGTTTATCGATACACAACACACTCCCAAAAACCTGCTCATCAAAGCGGTCAAACGTACTGCTCCCCTGACAGACTCCGATCTCCAACAGGCGGTGGAGGAGTATGAATCATTAAAAACCCAGTTCGGGATTCCTGCCTTTGCACTGGAACGCTCGCTGGGAGATCACTTTAAGCAACTGTGTCAGTCTGCTGTGAAAGACAGTGCCGGATAA
- a CDS encoding prepilin peptidase, producing the protein MGSVIGSFLNVVIYRMPLGLNISKPKSRCPFCETPIRTRDNLPILGWLLLRGKCRDCQAPIPARYPIVEALVGVVFLLLYLAIVHSGGALLPYRSPNRFSGGYQILEGRTWDLIALTVYYCYLFIVVVAAAYIQYDRQLIPRRLLFWCLGIGLVAGCLIPELHPVPAQVSVQTNLSSTEIMLSELRYHGALHVSFELSSVLTVSWGLLYGVIVGILFCWRNLFQPEEQPTLFPPRTLWLLVLTGVYLGWQQVVSVGFLSALILCLVQLVFWKRGSFCAKLPAAAFLCGALTLQLLLGGYLTILPNQTGYLTYLFVTGGQIVAIPLLTGLSEAAYRNRENTNSAQDQIPFDESSTLTS; encoded by the coding sequence ATGGGCTCCGTTATCGGCAGTTTTCTGAATGTGGTGATCTACCGGATGCCGCTGGGGCTGAACATTTCCAAACCGAAGTCCCGCTGCCCCTTTTGTGAAACCCCCATCCGCACGCGTGATAATCTGCCGATCCTGGGCTGGTTGCTGTTGCGAGGTAAATGCCGCGACTGCCAGGCTCCCATCCCGGCACGTTACCCGATTGTGGAAGCCCTGGTGGGTGTCGTTTTCCTGCTGCTTTATCTCGCGATTGTGCACTCGGGAGGAGCTCTGCTGCCCTACCGGTCTCCGAACCGCTTTTCAGGGGGTTATCAGATTCTCGAAGGACGGACCTGGGACCTGATCGCGCTGACGGTCTATTACTGTTACCTGTTTATCGTCGTCGTGGCTGCGGCCTATATTCAATATGACCGCCAGCTGATTCCCCGCCGCCTGTTGTTCTGGTGCCTGGGGATTGGCCTCGTTGCAGGGTGCCTGATTCCAGAACTGCATCCGGTTCCTGCCCAGGTTTCCGTTCAGACGAACCTGTCATCGACGGAAATCATGTTAAGTGAGTTGCGCTATCATGGCGCGCTACATGTCAGCTTTGAACTCAGTTCGGTGCTGACTGTCAGCTGGGGACTGCTGTATGGTGTGATCGTGGGAATCTTATTCTGCTGGCGGAACCTGTTTCAGCCGGAAGAGCAACCGACGCTGTTCCCGCCGCGGACGCTCTGGCTCCTGGTTCTGACTGGAGTTTACCTGGGCTGGCAGCAGGTGGTCAGCGTAGGATTTCTGTCTGCTTTGATCCTCTGTCTGGTTCAACTGGTTTTCTGGAAGCGGGGCTCATTCTGTGCCAAATTACCGGCTGCGGCTTTTCTTTGTGGCGCATTGACGCTACAACTGTTACTGGGTGGATATTTGACAATCCTGCCCAATCAAACCGGTTACCTGACTTATCTATTCGTAACCGGTGGCCAGATCGTGGCAATTCCGCTGCTGACTGGCCTCTCTGAAGCTGCATATCGAAACCGAGAAAACACCAACTCAGCGCAGGATCAGATACCATTCGATGAATCCTCAACCCTCACATCCTGA
- the rseP gene encoding RIP metalloprotease RseP yields MLTSLLIGATLLGKVTNIAMVAIGLGLVIFFHELGHFAVAKWCDVKVERFSIGFGPIIKSFKHGETEYALSWIPFGGYVKMLGQDDVDPSQLTSEEIALDPRSYSAKPVYQRMGIISAGVIMNIITGMLFFAFAFRLGVASTPCVVGAAIPGMPAWEAGIQPGDVITKINGEKTNSFMDIIRSSAFSDGDIKMEGIHPNGEKFEVDITPDRTGTRPQIGLLQSQSLQIPVYEDPGMSVTAKGTAASKAEPAYQPGDTFVTIDGKPVENYAQLQRLFAARSSETLKTGVTRKGASESEVVEITVGNNPFHTLGLWMDIGPIESIQKGSPADRAGLKAGDKITHIDGQDVGKVINPLRLPNYFSSRAGETVPIVVSRAQDGAQPAEVNLNVVPLDNPAWLEHPIFSNTPLSVGSLGIAFHVIPTTLKVEEGSPAHKAGIEADAHIKKIRIMPPEGEPLSEWQGLEEVSYEFDDKNMNWANAFWEMQVRPGWPVELTYSHKGQIKQAKLTPWVNPNQEEGQQWSLPVRGIKLQTLRETQQAQSMGQALGMGVRYTTNSAKDIYLTLRSLFTGRVSPLELSGPVTIAKVAYEVSNDGYSQLLLFLGFLSVNLAVLNFLPIPVLDGGHMVFLCWEGITRKRPNEQVLAAATYVGMIFVLGLMIFVLYLDIFL; encoded by the coding sequence ATGTTGACCAGTCTGTTAATTGGAGCAACTTTACTCGGCAAAGTGACCAACATTGCCATGGTGGCCATCGGTCTGGGGCTGGTCATTTTCTTTCACGAACTGGGCCACTTCGCGGTCGCCAAGTGGTGTGATGTGAAAGTGGAGCGGTTCAGTATCGGCTTTGGTCCGATCATCAAAAGTTTTAAACATGGGGAAACCGAATACGCGCTGTCGTGGATTCCCTTTGGTGGTTACGTGAAGATGCTGGGACAGGACGATGTCGACCCCAGCCAGTTAACGAGCGAGGAGATCGCCCTCGATCCGCGCTCCTATTCCGCCAAACCAGTTTACCAGCGAATGGGCATCATCTCTGCCGGCGTGATTATGAATATCATTACCGGCATGCTGTTCTTTGCCTTCGCGTTTCGCCTCGGCGTCGCTTCGACTCCCTGCGTGGTCGGTGCAGCCATTCCAGGCATGCCTGCCTGGGAAGCCGGGATTCAACCGGGTGACGTGATTACGAAAATCAACGGTGAAAAAACTAATTCCTTCATGGATATCATCCGCAGCAGTGCCTTCAGCGATGGTGATATCAAGATGGAAGGGATCCACCCGAATGGAGAGAAGTTCGAAGTGGACATCACGCCGGACCGGACGGGGACCCGTCCCCAGATTGGTCTGCTGCAGTCACAGAGTCTGCAGATTCCTGTCTATGAAGATCCTGGCATGAGCGTCACTGCAAAGGGAACCGCTGCTTCAAAAGCGGAACCCGCTTACCAGCCGGGAGACACGTTTGTCACTATCGACGGTAAACCGGTCGAAAACTATGCCCAGCTGCAACGGCTGTTTGCCGCCCGCAGTTCCGAAACACTGAAAACGGGCGTGACACGCAAGGGTGCTTCCGAGTCTGAAGTTGTGGAGATCACAGTCGGTAACAACCCGTTCCACACCCTGGGACTCTGGATGGATATCGGGCCGATCGAGTCGATTCAGAAAGGCTCACCCGCAGATCGTGCCGGTTTGAAAGCCGGTGATAAGATTACTCACATCGATGGTCAGGATGTCGGCAAGGTGATCAATCCGCTACGTCTGCCCAATTATTTTTCTTCGCGTGCCGGCGAGACTGTTCCGATTGTCGTGAGCCGTGCCCAGGATGGAGCGCAACCGGCTGAGGTCAATCTGAACGTTGTGCCTCTGGACAATCCTGCCTGGCTGGAACATCCAATTTTTTCCAATACACCCCTGTCGGTGGGCTCACTGGGAATCGCCTTCCACGTGATTCCGACCACTCTCAAGGTCGAAGAAGGCAGCCCGGCACACAAAGCAGGCATTGAAGCTGATGCCCACATTAAAAAAATCAGAATCATGCCTCCGGAAGGTGAACCGTTGAGTGAATGGCAGGGTCTGGAAGAAGTCAGCTATGAGTTTGACGACAAGAACATGAACTGGGCGAATGCATTCTGGGAAATGCAGGTACGACCAGGCTGGCCCGTTGAATTGACTTACAGTCATAAAGGACAAATCAAACAGGCCAAGCTGACTCCCTGGGTCAATCCGAATCAGGAAGAAGGCCAGCAATGGTCACTGCCGGTCCGGGGTATCAAGCTGCAGACGCTGCGGGAAACCCAGCAGGCACAGAGTATGGGCCAGGCGCTGGGAATGGGTGTGCGATACACGACGAATTCCGCAAAGGACATTTACCTTACCCTGCGGAGCCTGTTTACCGGTCGCGTGTCTCCTCTGGAACTGAGCGGCCCGGTCACCATCGCCAAGGTGGCGTATGAAGTTTCAAACGACGGCTATTCGCAGCTGCTGCTGTTCCTCGGTTTTCTGAGCGTCAACCTGGCAGTGCTGAACTTCCTGCCGATCCCGGTTCTGGATGGCGGGCACATGGTCTTTTTGTGCTGGGAAGGAATCACCCGCAAACGTCCCAACGAGCAGGTTCTGGCTGCAGCAACCTACGTCGGCATGATCTTTGTGCTGGGGCTGATGATCTTCGTCCTCTATCTGGATATTTTCCTGTAA
- a CDS encoding 1-deoxy-D-xylulose-5-phosphate reductoisomerase has product MKQIAVLGSTGSIGTSTLDVIAAHAEEMQLMAITAHSSWQQLAEQAQQFRPRWAVLSNSDLKSAVDLSAFPQETEVLFGDEQIERVAAADEIDTVICGIVGAAGLKGAWAAIKSGKTIGIANKETLVVAGPLIMDLAERSGATLLPVDSEHSAIYQALQAGSASEVKRVILTASGGPFRGASPADLEDVTPEKALAHPTWDMGPKITIDSATMMNKALELIEAKWLFQLTVDQIGVVVHPQSIVHSMVEFVDGSVIAQLSPPDMRLPIQYALTYPVRMEGLNPPMDWSRAFELSFEPPDLEAFPALRLGIEVAEQGGTCGAVLNAANEAAVERFLTGDLRFSDIATSCEQVLKSHQYEPHPSLDKLFELDHWAREEIKRWKSC; this is encoded by the coding sequence ATGAAGCAAATAGCCGTTCTCGGGTCTACGGGGTCCATTGGCACGAGTACACTGGATGTGATTGCCGCCCATGCAGAAGAGATGCAGTTGATGGCTATCACTGCGCACAGCAGCTGGCAACAGCTGGCAGAGCAGGCACAACAGTTTCGCCCGCGCTGGGCGGTGCTGAGCAATTCCGACCTGAAATCAGCCGTTGATCTGAGTGCTTTCCCTCAGGAAACCGAAGTCCTGTTCGGCGATGAGCAAATCGAGCGAGTCGCTGCTGCAGATGAGATCGACACTGTGATTTGTGGCATTGTCGGAGCGGCAGGACTGAAGGGTGCTTGGGCGGCGATTAAGTCCGGCAAGACGATTGGTATCGCGAACAAAGAGACGTTAGTCGTTGCTGGGCCACTAATTATGGATCTGGCAGAGCGGAGCGGGGCGACCCTGCTGCCCGTCGACAGTGAACACAGCGCCATCTACCAGGCGTTGCAAGCGGGATCTGCATCCGAAGTGAAACGGGTCATCCTGACCGCCAGTGGCGGGCCGTTTCGGGGAGCGAGCCCAGCGGATCTGGAAGACGTCACCCCGGAGAAAGCCCTGGCACATCCGACCTGGGACATGGGACCGAAAATTACCATCGATTCTGCCACGATGATGAATAAAGCGCTGGAGCTGATTGAAGCCAAGTGGCTGTTTCAGCTGACCGTGGATCAGATCGGCGTGGTCGTGCATCCCCAGTCGATCGTGCATTCGATGGTGGAATTTGTGGACGGATCTGTAATTGCCCAGCTTTCGCCTCCCGATATGAGGCTTCCCATTCAGTACGCACTTACGTATCCTGTTAGGATGGAAGGTCTGAACCCTCCAATGGACTGGAGCCGTGCTTTTGAACTCAGCTTTGAGCCACCTGATCTGGAAGCATTTCCCGCCTTGCGACTGGGAATTGAAGTCGCGGAGCAGGGGGGAACATGCGGTGCCGTCCTGAATGCAGCTAACGAAGCAGCCGTAGAACGTTTTTTAACGGGTGATTTGCGTTTCAGTGATATCGCGACCTCCTGTGAACAAGTATTAAAATCACATCAATACGAACCCCACCCCAGTCTGGATAAACTGTTTGAACTGGATCACTGGGCCCGTGAGGAGATTAAAAGGTGGAAGTCATGTTGA
- the ftsH gene encoding ATP-dependent zinc metalloprotease FtsH has translation MPNLDPKQSNRRERPTPPERNSKGDGRRPEPKGPKSNALWYLVVGGLILFITLSVVSNNKRGEKIKFGDFVKGLDDGKYNKTNVHELKFGTDYIVFQDQPKQEGSEKGTLANTTKNYYIPVWGIPQEARAQLQTKLEGKNIIVDSESRPSEWESLIAVLFFPVVLLIFVIYLFRRMGGAGSPMSFGRSRGRMYAQDDIEVTFNDVAGIEEAVEELREVVEFLKTPAKYQALGGRIPKGVLLVGPPGTGKTMLAKAVAGEAGVPFYGLSGSDFVEMFVGVGAARVRDMFQQAAQRSPAIIFIDELDALGKTRGSGMPGGHDEREQTLNALLVEMDGFGSDQSVIVMGATNRPETLDPALMRPGRFDRHVLVDRPDVRGREAILKVHSAKVKMDESVNLQHIAKITPGFVGADLANLINEAALLAARNNKEAVTMRECEEGVERVVAGLEKSTRLIHEDEKNRVAYHECGHALVACSLPNVDPVHKISIVPRGLGALGYTLQRPEEEKQLVTQSELENRICVLLGGIAAEEIIYQETSTGAQNDLQRATDLARRMVTEFGMSAKLGRVHYSETRRSPFLGDTSSGSESIHSENTLREIDLEIRRIIDQCAKIAYEVLDERRELLEHLTQELLECEVMDMEQLQAILKQHQRGPQIKPGTFVDNSAENKTAEKDKEEPASDNDQSADGTGT, from the coding sequence ATGCCCAACTTGGATCCGAAACAGTCGAACCGCAGAGAACGTCCCACTCCCCCTGAACGCAATTCCAAAGGCGATGGCCGTCGCCCCGAACCCAAAGGTCCCAAAAGTAATGCACTCTGGTATCTCGTGGTCGGCGGGCTGATCCTGTTCATCACTCTCTCAGTGGTCTCCAACAATAAGCGTGGCGAAAAAATCAAGTTCGGCGATTTCGTCAAAGGACTCGATGACGGTAAATACAACAAAACCAACGTCCATGAGTTGAAGTTCGGCACTGACTACATCGTGTTCCAGGATCAGCCGAAACAGGAAGGCTCCGAAAAAGGGACACTCGCCAACACAACTAAAAATTATTACATCCCGGTCTGGGGGATTCCGCAGGAAGCTCGCGCACAACTGCAGACTAAGCTCGAAGGTAAAAACATTATCGTCGACTCCGAGAGTCGGCCTTCCGAGTGGGAATCGCTGATTGCGGTGCTCTTCTTTCCGGTCGTTCTGCTCATCTTCGTCATCTATCTCTTCCGGAGGATGGGAGGCGCAGGGTCGCCGATGTCCTTCGGTCGCAGTCGCGGACGGATGTACGCTCAGGATGATATCGAAGTCACATTCAACGATGTGGCCGGGATCGAAGAAGCCGTCGAAGAGCTCCGCGAGGTCGTCGAGTTCCTGAAAACGCCGGCCAAGTATCAGGCTCTGGGAGGCCGGATCCCTAAAGGGGTGCTGCTTGTCGGACCTCCGGGAACCGGTAAAACCATGCTCGCCAAAGCCGTCGCCGGCGAAGCGGGAGTTCCCTTCTACGGACTTTCCGGGTCTGACTTCGTCGAAATGTTTGTCGGCGTCGGTGCCGCCCGCGTGCGGGATATGTTCCAGCAGGCAGCCCAGCGCTCACCAGCCATTATCTTTATCGATGAGCTCGATGCCCTGGGTAAAACACGTGGCAGCGGCATGCCCGGCGGTCATGATGAACGCGAACAGACACTCAACGCCTTGCTCGTCGAAATGGACGGGTTCGGCTCCGATCAAAGTGTGATCGTCATGGGGGCGACCAACCGTCCCGAAACTCTGGACCCCGCCTTGATGCGTCCCGGTCGTTTTGACCGGCACGTCCTGGTCGACCGTCCCGATGTTCGCGGCCGCGAAGCCATCCTCAAAGTCCACAGTGCCAAAGTCAAAATGGACGAGTCGGTCAACCTGCAGCACATCGCCAAAATTACCCCCGGCTTCGTCGGTGCGGATCTGGCCAACCTGATCAATGAAGCTGCCCTGCTCGCTGCCCGTAATAACAAAGAAGCAGTGACAATGCGGGAATGCGAAGAAGGCGTAGAACGCGTGGTCGCCGGTCTGGAAAAATCAACCCGCCTGATTCACGAAGACGAAAAGAACCGGGTTGCTTACCACGAATGTGGTCATGCTCTGGTAGCCTGTTCGCTGCCCAACGTGGATCCGGTGCACAAGATTTCGATCGTACCCCGTGGTCTCGGTGCCCTGGGATACACGCTGCAACGACCCGAAGAAGAAAAACAACTGGTCACCCAGAGCGAACTGGAAAACCGCATCTGCGTGCTCCTCGGGGGCATCGCTGCTGAAGAAATTATCTACCAGGAAACATCTACCGGCGCTCAAAACGACCTGCAGCGGGCAACCGACCTGGCCCGCCGTATGGTGACGGAGTTTGGTATGAGTGCCAAACTGGGACGCGTGCATTACAGCGAAACCCGTCGGTCGCCCTTCCTCGGTGATACCTCCTCAGGTTCGGAAAGCATTCACAGCGAAAACACGCTGCGGGAAATCGATCTCGAAATCCGCCGGATCATCGATCAATGCGCGAAGATCGCCTACGAGGTTCTGGATGAACGCCGGGAACTGCTCGAGCACCTGACCCAGGAACTGCTTGAATGCGAAGTCATGGACATGGAGCAGCTTCAAGCCATCCTCAAACAACATCAGCGCGGCCCGCAGATCAAACCGGGAACGTTCGTTGATAACAGTGCGGAAAATAAAACTGCCGAAAAAGACAAGGAAGAGCCTGCCTCAGATAACGATCAGTCAGCTGATGGAACCGGGACATGA